The following coding sequences are from one Shewanella putrefaciens window:
- a CDS encoding 6-hydroxymethylpterin diphosphokinase MptE-like protein — protein sequence MQLQTNILNNFAISRFNEYYLPSINRSTFEGLDSKTIYDGKFKKAFSQKDRLNIIVGMDSGLLANYILEEGIPDGSKFVIVELSSVLPLLVIDIPTELQKKLIIIDESQFDEIFKLEDIKLFIAKTEYSIYSSLAVAAKHIEDYNILLNIVESRLQSEHFENQINFTQKIFIQTQLNNIPDNHSQAKLLRNKFNGKTSIVIAGGPSLDDNIDWIKENQKDLFIFSVSRIAGRLVNYGITPDIVVSVDPQEVSFDVSRGMFHLTNETLFVNSYHVSPKILSQWPGKSLYMGQRLPWESDIDHDNIITVGPTVTNSSVRLAIEMGFSKILLSGVDFCYSKSGYSHASGTIEASLGPRLGHNTIWVETYAGYQAETLIQLKHAMEALEQEAKNNPQVEMFNLCSNAAKIQGISHIAPQAITLDIFGSKKIDNIDWSSSDIKKDLLYIQKKCIKTKDELTKLLSLSKKAQVLSTNLTLNSKSSANVLDEINKIEYKINKKYSELAKLAKFYGYFEFSHFLTTRETETWSQSHINEMTKRYYDALSSSCSNILNLVENACNKIQFRLNELGDTPLSDLASKWKNEGQPGRGIIWQNMHKTRVFSVDEQSLLLEIHELYQKSLTEVRQTYVDKLTAGSSMERVYTKIIRLNQSQHHQGLTLIVDNLKSIIETNPEANRLYHLALSFKLNLEQQPEQALKVLLALPEHLYTEMELKQIILLALKQRDLELASSTLVKILAHSDEYMPQYAYILKLQGKVQESINIYLDYLEKYPSDTQTWVKLGLFMVEINQIEPAHTAFSNAVNADPTNQVAQHYLTELTQLMTPPL from the coding sequence ATGCAACTACAAACCAACATATTGAATAACTTTGCAATAAGTCGCTTCAACGAGTACTACTTACCCAGCATAAATCGCTCTACCTTTGAAGGACTTGACTCCAAAACCATCTATGATGGTAAGTTTAAAAAGGCTTTTTCTCAAAAAGACAGGCTTAATATCATTGTTGGTATGGATTCTGGGTTATTAGCGAATTACATATTAGAAGAAGGCATTCCTGATGGTAGTAAATTTGTTATAGTCGAGTTATCTTCAGTATTACCACTATTAGTCATTGATATTCCAACTGAGTTACAAAAAAAACTTATCATTATCGATGAATCACAATTTGATGAAATATTCAAACTAGAAGATATAAAGTTATTTATAGCAAAAACAGAATACAGTATATACTCATCACTTGCAGTAGCAGCTAAACACATTGAAGATTACAACATCTTATTAAATATTGTTGAATCTAGACTGCAAAGTGAACACTTCGAAAATCAAATAAATTTCACTCAGAAAATATTTATCCAAACACAACTAAATAATATTCCAGACAACCATAGCCAAGCAAAATTATTGAGAAATAAATTTAATGGCAAAACAAGTATAGTTATCGCCGGAGGTCCATCTTTGGATGATAACATTGACTGGATTAAAGAAAATCAAAAAGATTTATTTATATTTTCAGTCTCTCGAATTGCAGGAAGATTAGTTAATTATGGTATTACTCCTGATATCGTTGTCAGTGTTGATCCACAAGAGGTCAGCTTCGATGTCAGTCGTGGTATGTTTCATTTAACTAATGAAACACTATTTGTCAATTCATATCATGTTAGCCCAAAAATTTTATCCCAATGGCCAGGAAAGTCCCTTTATATGGGCCAACGCTTACCGTGGGAAAGTGATATAGATCACGATAACATTATCACTGTTGGGCCAACGGTTACTAATAGTTCAGTGCGGCTAGCTATTGAAATGGGGTTTAGCAAGATATTGCTTAGTGGAGTTGATTTTTGCTATTCAAAGTCTGGTTATAGTCATGCAAGTGGGACTATTGAAGCGAGTCTTGGGCCTAGATTAGGTCATAACACTATATGGGTTGAGACCTATGCAGGTTATCAAGCTGAAACATTAATACAGCTAAAACATGCTATGGAAGCTCTCGAACAAGAAGCAAAAAACAATCCTCAAGTTGAAATGTTTAATTTATGTAGTAACGCAGCTAAAATCCAAGGGATATCTCACATTGCCCCACAAGCGATCACATTAGATATATTTGGTTCAAAAAAAATAGATAATATTGATTGGTCATCGAGTGATATTAAAAAAGATCTATTATATATACAAAAAAAATGTATTAAAACTAAAGATGAATTAACCAAGCTGCTTTCATTATCAAAAAAAGCACAAGTGTTGTCTACCAACCTAACATTAAATTCAAAATCATCAGCGAATGTACTTGATGAGATAAATAAAATAGAATACAAAATAAACAAAAAATATTCAGAACTAGCAAAGCTAGCTAAATTTTATGGTTATTTTGAGTTCTCCCATTTTTTAACGACACGAGAAACTGAAACCTGGTCTCAATCGCATATAAATGAAATGACGAAAAGATACTATGATGCACTATCCTCTAGCTGCTCGAATATCTTAAATTTAGTTGAAAATGCCTGTAATAAAATACAATTTAGGTTAAATGAACTAGGCGATACTCCATTATCAGACTTAGCGTCAAAGTGGAAAAATGAAGGTCAGCCGGGTAGAGGCATTATTTGGCAAAATATGCACAAAACACGAGTATTTAGTGTAGATGAACAATCATTATTGCTAGAGATTCATGAGCTATATCAAAAAAGTCTTACCGAGGTTAGACAAACCTATGTTGACAAGTTAACAGCAGGCTCCTCTATGGAACGTGTTTATACCAAAATCATACGACTAAACCAGTCACAACATCATCAAGGTCTCACGCTTATTGTCGATAATTTAAAGTCGATAATTGAGACTAATCCAGAAGCTAACAGATTGTATCATTTAGCTTTATCATTCAAGTTAAACCTAGAACAACAGCCTGAGCAAGCCTTAAAGGTTCTATTGGCACTGCCTGAACACCTCTATACAGAGATGGAGTTAAAACAAATTATTTTACTCGCATTAAAGCAAAGAGATTTAGAGCTTGCATCATCAACACTTGTCAAAATTTTGGCTCATAGTGATGAATATATGCCACAGTATGCGTATATTTTGAAACTACAAGGGAAAGTCCAAGAGTCGATCAATATTTACCTCGACTACCTAGAGAAGTATCCTTCAGATACACAAACATGGGTCAAACTTGGATTGTTTATGGTTGAAATTAACCAGATAGAACCAGCTCATACCGCATTTTCTAATGCAGTAAATGCTGATCCTACGAATCAAGTTGCACAACACTATTTAACTGAACTCACACAATTAATGACGCCACCACTTTAG
- a CDS encoding chalcone isomerase family protein, producing MKLLSTFTLLTILLLPNISMAKVISGVQVADTITLENVSLVLNGAGVRSKFFMDLYVGSLYVPAPLSTTNAVIDAPVAAIRLNITSSMITSDKMREAITEGFEQATADNTTDIQAQIDTFMALFNEDIKEGDQFTLLTSKEQGVTAYKNDQEQATIKGEMFRQALLKIWLGDKPAQKSLKAAMLGQ from the coding sequence ATGAAGTTACTCTCTACCTTTACCTTACTAACCATATTACTTTTACCTAATATCTCAATGGCAAAAGTAATCTCTGGTGTACAAGTGGCTGACACTATCACGCTAGAAAATGTTTCTTTAGTACTCAATGGTGCCGGTGTTCGTAGCAAGTTTTTTATGGATTTATATGTTGGTAGCCTCTATGTGCCAGCACCTTTATCCACAACTAACGCAGTAATTGATGCGCCAGTAGCAGCCATTCGTCTCAATATTACGTCAAGCATGATCACCTCAGATAAAATGCGTGAAGCTATTACAGAAGGTTTTGAGCAGGCGACGGCGGATAACACCACGGATATTCAGGCACAAATCGATACTTTTATGGCATTGTTTAATGAAGACATAAAAGAAGGCGACCAATTCACACTGCTGACAAGCAAAGAGCAAGGCGTGACAGCCTATAAGAATGATCAGGAACAAGCCACCATCAAAGGTGAAATGTTCCGTCAGGCATTACTAAAAATCTGGCTTGGTGATAAACCCGCCCAGAAAAGCCTTAAAGCAGCAATGCTGGGCCAATAG
- a CDS encoding DUF2947 domain-containing protein: MAYTYIPLETYRRKWIFNHKDLPVTDEDKAYILPLTDKSAMDVWNQWIGNKSSCAEQFTKGDWAAKANAWTKTDYWQGAWDSEDSDLPVMLAEFIQWPDETPVFFCYEKYQVIETRWDVFVRNWKCFLFFDDGPILISPKQKQAVMFEQNGQYKLGIRG, encoded by the coding sequence TTGGCCTATACCTATATACCTTTAGAAACCTACCGCCGTAAGTGGATTTTCAACCACAAAGATTTACCAGTAACCGACGAAGACAAGGCTTATATCCTACCATTGACGGATAAAAGTGCGATGGATGTCTGGAATCAATGGATCGGCAATAAAAGTAGTTGTGCTGAACAATTCACTAAAGGTGATTGGGCTGCCAAAGCCAATGCTTGGACAAAAACAGACTACTGGCAAGGCGCTTGGGATAGTGAAGATAGTGATTTACCTGTCATGTTGGCCGAGTTCATTCAATGGCCTGATGAGACCCCAGTCTTTTTTTGCTATGAAAAATACCAAGTTATAGAAACTCGATGGGATGTTTTTGTGCGGAATTGGAAGTGTTTTTTATTTTTTGATGATGGCCCAATCCTTATATCACCAAAACAAAAACAAGCGGTTATGTTCGAACAAAATGGTCAATATAAACTCGGCATTCGTGGTTAA